One Podarcis muralis chromosome 1, rPodMur119.hap1.1, whole genome shotgun sequence genomic window carries:
- the PTPRCAP gene encoding protein tyrosine phosphatase receptor type C-associated protein → MQCSRAKSTPLLTMRPQFVHALSALLLLFPGKAMGAAPERGGGRGKSSDDIVVSFLVCLLLLLLLLLFLAWRRLSRNSGGRYHPQRLLRGLMLRWQGLWGGELPEEPLQGHQDEKLGDEESGEEQPIDVGDEREQQQLLQGEDEEEEEEEEEEKQESSKQKADPEPAEDKAVQEASEEEGAPKATESSAGALLSDLHSFSGTAAWEDPGKQLHVTAL, encoded by the coding sequence AGGCCCCAGTTCGTCCACGCGCTctctgccctgctgctgctgtttccaggGAAAGCCATGGGAGCAGCTCCAGAGAGAGGTGGCGGCCGCGGCAAGAGCAGCGATGACATCGTCGTGAGTTTCCTggtctgcctgctgctgctgctgctccttttgctGTTCCTGGCGTGGCGTCGGCTGAGCCGCAATTCAGGAGGAAGGTACCACCCCCAGCGCCTGCTGAGGGGTCTGATGCTCCGATGGCAAGGGCTTTGGGGAGGGGAACTCCCCGAAGAGCCGCTACAGGGACACCAGGACGAGAAGCTGGGAGACGAAGAGTCCGGGGAGGAGCAACCCATTGATGTGGGGGATgagagggagcagcagcagctcctccaaggagaagacgaggaggaggaggaagaagaagaggaggaaaagcaaGAATCATCCAAGCAGAAGGCCGATCCGGAGCCAGCAGAAGATAAAGCAGTGCAGGAGGCCTCGGAGGAAGAAGGGGCCCCAAAGGCAACCGAGAGcagcgctggggctctcctgagtgATCTGCATTCTTTCTCTGGGACAGCGGCCTGGGAGGACCCAGGCAAACAGCTGCATGTCACTGCCCTCTAG